From the Streptomyces nigrescens genome, one window contains:
- a CDS encoding ABC transporter ATP-binding protein — protein sequence MTALLEVEDLRVAYGKIEAVKGISFSVEAGQAVTLIGTNGAGKTTTLRTLSGLLKPLAGKITFDGEPLNGVPAHKIVERGLAHSPEGRRLFPRLTIAENLKLGAFLRKDADGIEKDIQRVYELFPILGERSKQASGTLSGGEQQMLAMGRALMSRPKLLMLDEPSMGLSPIMMQKIMETIRELRSQGTTILLVEQNAQAALSLADQGHVMEIGRIVHSGTGASLLHDESVRKAYLGED from the coding sequence ATGACCGCACTGCTCGAGGTCGAGGACCTCCGCGTCGCCTACGGCAAGATCGAAGCCGTCAAAGGCATCTCGTTCTCCGTCGAAGCAGGCCAGGCCGTCACCCTCATCGGCACCAACGGCGCCGGAAAGACCACCACCCTGCGCACCCTCTCCGGCCTCCTCAAGCCCCTCGCCGGCAAGATCACCTTCGATGGCGAACCGCTCAACGGCGTCCCCGCTCACAAGATCGTCGAACGCGGCCTCGCCCACTCCCCCGAAGGCCGCCGCCTCTTCCCCCGCCTCACCATCGCCGAAAACCTCAAGCTCGGCGCCTTCCTCCGCAAGGACGCCGACGGCATCGAGAAAGACATCCAACGCGTCTACGAGCTCTTCCCCATCCTCGGCGAACGCAGCAAGCAAGCCTCCGGCACCCTCTCCGGCGGCGAACAGCAAATGCTCGCCATGGGCCGCGCCCTGATGTCCCGCCCCAAACTCCTCATGCTCGACGAGCCCTCCATGGGCCTCTCCCCGATCATGATGCAGAAGATCATGGAGACCATCCGCGAACTCCGCTCCCAAGGCACCACCATCCTGCTCGTCGAACAGAACGCCCAGGCCGCGCTCTCCCTCGCCGACCAGGGACACGTCATGGAAATCGGCCGCATCGTCCACTCCGGAACCGGCGCCTCCCTCCTCCACGACGAATCCGTCCGCAAGGCCTACCTCGGCGAGGACTGA
- a CDS encoding ABC transporter ATP-binding protein, translating to MTTSPSLTPATDTDTVLRADGVTMRFGGLTAVRGVDLTVGAGEIVGLIGPNGAGKTTFFNCLTGLYVPTEGTVSYRGTRLSRKPHLVTQAGVARTFQNIRLFANMTVLENVLVGRHTRTKEGLWSALLRGPGFKKAERGSEQRAMELLEFTGLAHKRDHLARNLPYGEQRKLEIARALASEPGLLLLDEPTAGMNPQETRATQELVLAIRAQGIAVLVIEHDMRFIFNMCDRVAVLVQGQKLVEGTAEVVQADERVIAAYLGTPVEDVAAPDQATGPAAAPDPAGPDAPDTAAEPDAADGAAPADRPAQGQTGDTP from the coding sequence ATGACCACATCACCCAGCCTCACACCCGCCACTGACACCGACACCGTCCTGCGAGCCGACGGCGTCACCATGCGCTTCGGCGGACTCACCGCCGTACGCGGCGTCGACCTCACCGTCGGCGCCGGCGAAATCGTCGGCCTCATCGGCCCCAACGGCGCCGGCAAAACCACCTTCTTCAACTGCCTCACCGGCCTCTACGTGCCCACCGAAGGCACCGTCAGCTACCGAGGCACCCGCCTCTCCCGCAAACCCCACCTCGTCACCCAGGCCGGCGTCGCCCGCACCTTCCAGAACATCCGGCTCTTCGCCAACATGACCGTCCTCGAAAACGTCCTCGTCGGACGGCACACGCGCACCAAGGAAGGGCTCTGGTCCGCACTGCTGCGCGGCCCCGGATTCAAGAAGGCCGAGCGCGGCAGCGAACAACGCGCCATGGAACTCCTGGAATTCACCGGCCTCGCCCACAAACGCGACCACCTCGCCCGCAACCTCCCCTACGGCGAACAACGCAAGCTCGAAATCGCCCGCGCCCTCGCCAGCGAACCCGGACTGCTGCTGCTGGACGAACCGACCGCCGGCATGAACCCCCAGGAAACCCGCGCCACCCAGGAACTCGTCCTCGCCATCCGCGCACAGGGCATCGCCGTCCTCGTCATCGAGCACGACATGCGCTTCATCTTCAACATGTGCGACCGCGTCGCCGTCCTCGTCCAAGGACAGAAACTCGTCGAAGGCACCGCGGAAGTCGTCCAGGCGGACGAACGCGTCATCGCCGCCTACCTGGGCACCCCCGTCGAGGACGTCGCGGCACCCGACCAGGCCACCGGCCCGGCAGCCGCGCCGGACCCGGCCGGACCCGACGCCCCGGACACGGCAGCAGAACCCGACGCAGCAGACGGAGCGGCCCCCGCAGACCGGCCGGCCCAGGGACAGACCGGAGACACCCCATGA
- a CDS encoding ANTAR domain-containing response regulator, which produces MRSPVSAAEPEQPVADDDQSHVPPLTTRVVIAEDEALIRLDLKEMLEEEGYTVVGEAGDGQTAVELAREHRPDLVILDVKMPVLDGISAAEKIAEESIAPVLMLTAFSQRELVERARDAGAMAYLVKPFSKSDVVPAIEMAVSRFTELKTLENEVADLTQRLETRKLVDRAKSILQTQYGLTEPAAFRWIQKTSMDRRLSMQQVAEAVIEDAEEKKQQKDQ; this is translated from the coding sequence ATGAGGAGTCCCGTGAGCGCCGCCGAGCCCGAGCAGCCCGTCGCCGATGACGATCAGTCGCACGTCCCGCCGCTGACCACGCGCGTCGTGATCGCCGAGGACGAGGCCCTCATCCGTCTCGACCTCAAAGAGATGCTGGAGGAGGAGGGCTACACCGTCGTCGGCGAGGCCGGGGACGGCCAGACCGCCGTGGAGCTGGCCCGGGAGCACCGTCCCGACCTGGTGATCCTGGACGTGAAGATGCCGGTGCTGGACGGTATCTCGGCGGCCGAGAAGATCGCCGAGGAGAGCATCGCGCCGGTGCTGATGCTGACCGCGTTCTCGCAGCGTGAGCTGGTGGAGCGGGCGCGGGACGCGGGTGCGATGGCGTATCTGGTGAAGCCGTTCTCGAAGAGCGATGTGGTTCCGGCGATCGAGATGGCGGTGAGCCGGTTCACCGAGCTGAAGACGCTGGAGAACGAGGTCGCTGACCTCACGCAGCGGCTGGAGACCCGGAAGCTGGTGGACCGGGCGAAGAGCATTCTGCAGACGCAGTACGGGCTGACGGAGCCGGCCGCGTTCCGGTGGATCCAGAAGACCTCGATGGACCGCAGGCTGTCGATGCAGCAGGTGGCCGAGGCGGTCATCGAGGACGCCGAGGAGAAGAAGCAGCAGAAGGACCAGTAG
- a CDS encoding branched-chain amino acid ABC transporter permease yields MTTKTTTTPARGLIPLPERTARLLTAAGALATTATTGLAWTWSSDFPGDLTYYFSPAGLQVVTLVGGVLTLLFALAALGIRGLQWLTPAGRHAPTLLAALATFAATWFTLIAIAVHLNGLINLEPGGALAAVTSLITLAGALALPPDQADGKQPGTPWQRFTASLAASPLRPRTRELPSWAEILIIAAAFAAGLLAFTYGIDTDDGAPFVGYLIFMVIAIPALNRAGLIARLTALTRTHRGVALGAAFIAAACFPFTQDTDQYTIIGANILIFATVALGLNVVVGLAGLLDLGYVAFLGVGAYAAALVSGSPESAFGLHFPFWAALLTGAAASLVFGVLIGAPTLRLRGDYLAIVTLGFGEIFRIAMLNLNGTTGPDVTNGAMGIPNIPNLEIFGFNFGEPHDILGIPIATYGNYYLLMILVTAFVVLVFRRAAASRIGRAWIAIREDETAAIAMGINSFRLRLLAFALGAALAGLAGTVHAHVVTTATPEQFQFAGPQPPNSAFLLAAVILGGMGTLSGPLVGAALLFLIPAKLDFLQDYQLLLFGIALVLLMRFRPEGLIPDRRKQLEFHETGQLDVPDQRLPDADATLGATKAKA; encoded by the coding sequence ATGACCACGAAGACCACCACCACCCCGGCCCGCGGCCTGATACCCCTCCCCGAGCGCACCGCGCGCCTCCTCACCGCCGCAGGCGCCCTCGCCACCACTGCCACCACCGGCCTCGCCTGGACCTGGAGCAGCGACTTCCCCGGCGACCTCACCTACTACTTCTCCCCCGCCGGACTGCAGGTCGTCACCCTCGTCGGCGGCGTCCTCACCCTGCTGTTCGCCCTCGCGGCCCTCGGCATCCGCGGCCTGCAGTGGCTCACCCCCGCAGGGCGCCACGCCCCCACCCTCCTCGCGGCCCTCGCCACCTTCGCCGCCACCTGGTTCACCCTCATCGCCATCGCCGTCCACCTCAACGGCCTGATCAACCTCGAACCGGGCGGCGCCCTCGCGGCCGTCACCTCCCTGATCACCCTCGCCGGCGCCCTCGCCCTGCCCCCCGACCAGGCCGACGGCAAACAGCCCGGCACCCCCTGGCAGCGCTTCACCGCGAGCCTCGCCGCCTCCCCCCTCAGGCCCCGCACCCGCGAACTCCCCTCCTGGGCCGAGATCCTGATCATCGCCGCCGCCTTCGCCGCCGGGCTCCTCGCCTTCACCTACGGCATCGACACCGACGACGGCGCCCCCTTCGTCGGCTACCTGATCTTCATGGTGATCGCCATCCCCGCCCTCAACCGGGCCGGACTCATCGCGCGCCTCACCGCACTCACCCGCACCCACCGCGGCGTGGCCCTCGGCGCGGCCTTCATCGCCGCCGCCTGCTTCCCCTTCACCCAGGACACCGACCAGTACACGATCATCGGGGCCAACATCCTGATCTTCGCCACCGTCGCCCTGGGCCTCAACGTCGTCGTCGGCCTCGCCGGCCTCCTCGACCTCGGCTACGTCGCCTTCCTCGGCGTCGGCGCCTACGCCGCCGCCCTCGTCTCCGGCTCCCCCGAATCCGCCTTCGGGCTCCACTTCCCCTTCTGGGCAGCCCTCCTGACCGGCGCCGCGGCCTCCCTCGTCTTCGGCGTCCTCATCGGCGCCCCCACCCTGCGCCTACGAGGCGACTATCTCGCCATCGTCACACTCGGCTTCGGTGAGATCTTCCGCATCGCCATGCTCAACCTCAACGGCACCACCGGCCCCGACGTCACCAACGGCGCCATGGGCATCCCCAACATCCCCAACCTCGAAATCTTCGGCTTCAACTTCGGCGAACCCCACGACATCCTCGGCATCCCCATCGCCACCTACGGCAACTACTACCTGCTGATGATCCTCGTGACGGCCTTCGTCGTCCTCGTCTTCCGGCGCGCCGCGGCCTCCCGCATCGGCCGCGCCTGGATCGCCATCCGCGAGGACGAGACCGCCGCCATCGCCATGGGCATCAACAGCTTCCGCCTCCGCCTCCTGGCCTTCGCCCTCGGCGCCGCCCTCGCCGGACTCGCCGGCACCGTGCACGCCCACGTCGTCACCACCGCCACCCCCGAACAGTTCCAGTTCGCCGGGCCCCAGCCGCCCAACTCCGCCTTCCTCCTCGCCGCCGTCATCCTCGGCGGCATGGGAACCCTCAGCGGACCCCTCGTCGGCGCCGCCCTCCTCTTCCTCATCCCCGCCAAACTCGACTTCCTCCAGGACTACCAGCTCCTCCTCTTCGGCATCGCCCTCGTCCTCCTCATGCGCTTCCGCCCCGAAGGCCTCATCCCCGACCGCAGGAAGCAGCTCGAATTCCACGAAACCGGCCAGCTCGACGTGCCCGACCAGCGCCTCCCCGACGCAGACGCCACCCTCGGCGCCACCAAGGCAAAGGCGTGA
- a CDS encoding lysine N(6)-hydroxylase/L-ornithine N(5)-oxygenase family protein, with protein MSSTPEAPLTTDTTSPDEPLDLAGIGIGPFNLSLAALAHPLTQLRTAFYDQRPAFHWHPGLLIDGATLQVPFLADLVTLVDPASPWTFLNYLKTRERLFPFYFAERFHIHRAEYDAYCRWVSEKLPTLHFGHQIDAVRWNPERELFEIDFTQLDTDGEAEALGRTYARNLVLGIGTTPHIPVPLRPLAEAPAVPVIHSADYLDHRERLLAADHLTVIGAGQSGAEVFLDQLRARPAGREGLHWLARTPAFAPMEYSKLGLEHFTPDYTRYFHALPERVRDDLVPGQWQLHKGIDHATLAAVHDELYRRTLDGGWPDTTLTPGVFVRTAGRVGTTKVELHLDHLQQGTRSRLTTDAVVLATGYRERRMDTLLAALDPYVRRDSGARPRIDAHHRLVLDPAITGSVYVQNAETHTHGVGAPDLGLAAWRSATILNSLTDTAPYPLPTRTAFTSFGLPQPSTGRTGTVPRQGSTLVPRR; from the coding sequence ATGAGCAGCACTCCCGAAGCGCCCCTCACCACCGACACCACGAGCCCCGACGAACCCCTCGACCTCGCCGGCATCGGCATCGGCCCCTTCAACCTCTCCCTCGCCGCCCTCGCCCACCCCCTCACTCAGCTCCGCACCGCCTTCTACGACCAGCGCCCCGCCTTCCACTGGCACCCCGGCCTCCTCATCGACGGCGCCACCCTCCAAGTCCCCTTCCTCGCCGACCTCGTCACCCTCGTCGACCCCGCCAGCCCCTGGACCTTCCTCAACTACCTCAAGACCCGCGAACGCCTCTTCCCCTTCTACTTCGCCGAGCGCTTCCACATCCACCGCGCCGAATACGACGCCTACTGCCGCTGGGTCAGCGAAAAACTCCCCACCCTCCACTTCGGCCACCAGATCGACGCCGTCCGCTGGAACCCCGAACGCGAACTCTTCGAAATCGACTTCACCCAGCTCGACACCGACGGCGAAGCCGAAGCCCTCGGCCGCACCTACGCCCGCAACCTCGTCCTCGGCATCGGCACCACCCCCCACATCCCCGTCCCGCTACGCCCCCTCGCCGAGGCCCCCGCCGTCCCCGTGATCCACTCCGCCGACTACCTCGACCACCGCGAACGCCTGCTCGCCGCCGACCACCTCACCGTCATCGGCGCCGGCCAGTCGGGCGCCGAAGTCTTCCTCGACCAGCTCCGCGCCCGCCCCGCCGGCCGCGAAGGCCTCCACTGGCTCGCCCGCACCCCCGCCTTCGCCCCCATGGAATACAGCAAGCTCGGCCTCGAACACTTCACCCCCGACTACACCCGCTACTTCCACGCCCTCCCCGAACGCGTCCGCGACGACCTCGTCCCCGGCCAATGGCAGCTCCACAAGGGCATCGACCACGCCACCCTCGCCGCCGTTCACGACGAGCTCTACCGCCGCACCCTCGACGGCGGCTGGCCCGACACCACCCTCACCCCCGGAGTCTTCGTCCGCACCGCGGGCCGCGTCGGCACCACCAAGGTCGAACTCCACCTCGACCACCTCCAGCAAGGCACCCGCTCCCGCCTCACCACCGACGCCGTCGTCCTCGCCACCGGCTACCGCGAACGCCGCATGGACACCCTGCTCGCCGCCCTCGACCCCTACGTACGCCGCGACTCCGGAGCCCGCCCCCGCATCGACGCACACCACCGGCTGGTCCTCGACCCCGCCATCACCGGTTCGGTCTACGTCCAGAACGCCGAAACCCACACCCACGGCGTCGGCGCCCCCGACCTCGGCCTCGCCGCCTGGCGCAGCGCCACCATCCTCAACTCCCTCACCGACACCGCCCCTTACCCCCTCCCCACCCGCACCGCCTTCACCAGCTTCGGCCTCCCGCAGCCCTCGACGGGCCGCACGGGCACGGTCCCCCGGCAGGGCTCCACCCTCGTCCCGCGCCGCTGA
- a CDS encoding SIMPL domain-containing protein: MTDPADDTPTPAVPTTGTTPTALPYGTPDTPRLAVRGEARLEVDPEIARIALTISARGTDRTAALTDLTRRNETALTLIKSYGDAIEKLETGTFSLTPELTEKGRHERIRAYHGRVTHTATLNDFTLLGELTTRLADLDLTSVDGPWWALRPDSPAHRAARTQAVHEAVQRAREYAEALGARLDALLEIADLGAENTAPMAAPAMRSFAGYGGATQESAPALDLEPQRQAVYANVNARFTMTRPVL; the protein is encoded by the coding sequence ATGACCGACCCCGCCGACGACACCCCCACCCCCGCCGTCCCCACCACCGGCACCACCCCCACCGCCCTTCCCTACGGCACCCCCGACACCCCCCGCCTCGCCGTACGCGGCGAAGCCCGCCTCGAAGTCGACCCCGAAATCGCCCGCATCGCCCTCACCATCAGCGCCCGCGGCACCGACCGCACCGCCGCCCTCACCGACCTCACCCGCCGCAACGAAACCGCCCTCACCCTCATCAAGAGCTACGGCGACGCCATCGAAAAACTCGAAACCGGCACCTTCAGCCTCACCCCCGAGCTCACCGAAAAAGGCCGCCACGAACGCATCCGCGCCTACCACGGACGCGTCACCCACACCGCCACCCTCAACGACTTCACCCTCCTCGGCGAACTCACCACCCGCCTCGCCGACCTCGACCTCACCAGCGTCGACGGCCCCTGGTGGGCCCTGCGCCCCGACTCACCCGCCCACCGGGCCGCCCGTACCCAGGCCGTCCACGAAGCCGTCCAGCGCGCCCGCGAATACGCCGAAGCCCTCGGCGCCCGCCTCGACGCCCTCCTCGAAATCGCCGACCTCGGCGCCGAGAACACCGCCCCCATGGCCGCCCCCGCCATGCGCTCCTTCGCCGGCTACGGCGGCGCCACCCAGGAATCCGCCCCCGCCCTCGATCTCGAACCCCAGCGCCAGGCCGTCTACGCCAACGTCAACGCACGCTTTACGATGACCCGTCCCGTACTGTGA
- the pyk gene encoding pyruvate kinase has product MRRAKIVCTLGPATDSYEQIKALVDAGMDIARFNLSHGTYADHEARFDRVRKASEETRRSVGILADLQGPKIRLGRFREGPVLLERDDEFTITVEPEVEGDRQICGTTYHGLAADVTTGECILVDDGKVTLEVTGVDGPHVHTKVIEGGMVSDHKGLNLPGVAVSVPALSEKDRDDLRWALRYGADIIALSFVRSGRDIEDVHRIMREENRYLPVIAKVEKPQAVDNIDDIVAAFDGIMVARGDLGVEMPLETVPIVQKRAIKLAKRNAKPVIVATQMLDSMIDNSRPTRAEASDVANAVIDGTDAVMLSGETSVGKYATETVKTMSRIVEAAEEDLLAKGLPPLTEANKPRTQGGAVARAAADMGDFLGAKFLVAFTQSGDTVRRLSRYRSPIPLLAFTPDPATRSQLNVSWGVETFLGPTVNSTDEMVAQVDEQLLRLGRCQKGDVVIITAGSPPGVPGSTNLVRVHHIGEDDSPK; this is encoded by the coding sequence ATGCGCCGAGCAAAGATCGTCTGCACTCTGGGACCCGCCACCGACTCGTACGAGCAGATCAAAGCCCTCGTCGACGCCGGAATGGACATCGCCCGCTTCAACCTCAGCCACGGCACCTACGCCGACCACGAGGCACGATTCGACCGGGTCCGCAAAGCATCCGAAGAAACCCGCCGCAGCGTCGGCATCCTCGCCGATCTTCAAGGTCCGAAGATCCGCCTCGGCCGATTCCGCGAAGGCCCTGTACTTCTCGAACGCGACGATGAGTTCACCATCACCGTGGAACCCGAGGTGGAAGGCGACCGCCAGATCTGCGGCACCACCTACCACGGCCTCGCCGCCGACGTCACCACCGGCGAATGCATCCTCGTCGACGACGGCAAGGTCACCCTCGAAGTCACCGGTGTCGACGGACCCCACGTCCACACCAAGGTCATCGAAGGCGGCATGGTCTCCGACCACAAGGGCCTCAACCTCCCCGGCGTCGCCGTCTCCGTCCCCGCCCTCTCCGAAAAGGACCGGGACGACCTCCGCTGGGCCTTGCGCTACGGCGCCGACATCATCGCCCTCTCCTTCGTCCGCAGCGGCCGCGACATCGAAGACGTCCACCGCATCATGCGCGAGGAGAACCGCTATCTGCCCGTCATCGCCAAGGTCGAAAAGCCCCAGGCCGTCGACAACATCGACGACATCGTCGCCGCCTTCGACGGCATCATGGTCGCCCGCGGCGACCTCGGCGTCGAAATGCCCCTCGAAACCGTCCCGATCGTCCAGAAGCGCGCCATCAAACTCGCCAAGCGCAACGCCAAACCGGTCATCGTCGCCACCCAGATGCTCGACTCGATGATCGACAACTCCCGCCCCACCCGCGCCGAGGCCTCCGACGTCGCCAACGCCGTCATCGACGGCACCGACGCCGTCATGCTCTCCGGCGAGACCAGCGTCGGGAAGTACGCCACCGAGACCGTCAAAACCATGAGCCGCATCGTCGAGGCCGCCGAGGAAGACCTCCTCGCCAAGGGCCTCCCGCCGCTCACCGAGGCCAACAAGCCCCGCACCCAGGGCGGTGCCGTCGCCCGCGCCGCCGCCGACATGGGCGACTTCCTCGGCGCCAAGTTCCTCGTCGCCTTCACCCAGTCCGGCGACACCGTCCGCCGCCTCTCCCGCTACCGCTCACCCATCCCGCTCCTGGCCTTCACCCCCGACCCGGCCACCCGCTCCCAGCTCAACGTCAGCTGGGGCGTGGAAACCTTCCTCGGCCCGACCGTCAACTCCACCGACGAGATGGTCGCCCAGGTCGACGAGCAGCTCCTCCGGCTCGGCCGCTGCCAGAAGGGCGACGTCGTCATCATCACCGCCGGCTCCCCGCCCGGCGTCCCCGGCTCCACCAACCTCGTCCGCGTCCACCACATCGGCGAGGACGACTCCCCGAAGTAG
- a CDS encoding transcriptional regulator — translation MYDRTTREQALTLVAQGRSLHSVSKQTGISRFAIRSWQTRIEPLSRTTECPRCERVPRPPEAATAYAYLLGLYLGDGCLSKQPRRRGFALRIACADAWPGLIVACREAVKAVRPTNSVCVIQREGCVMVTSYSHHWPCLFPQHGPGKKHERPIALEAWQQRLVDAHPWEFLRGLIHSDGCRITNWTTRMVGGERKRYEYPRYFFTNMSADIIRLYTDTLDAVGVEWKPSRQSRKAENISVARKNSVALMDRHIGPKY, via the coding sequence ATGTACGACCGCACCACGCGCGAGCAGGCTCTCACCCTCGTCGCCCAGGGCCGCAGTCTCCATTCCGTGAGCAAGCAGACCGGGATATCCCGCTTCGCCATCCGCTCCTGGCAGACCAGGATCGAGCCCCTCTCGCGCACGACGGAATGCCCGCGATGCGAGCGAGTGCCCCGACCGCCTGAGGCGGCCACGGCATACGCCTATTTACTCGGCCTCTACCTCGGAGACGGCTGCCTCAGCAAGCAGCCCCGACGACGCGGATTCGCGCTGCGCATCGCGTGTGCGGACGCATGGCCGGGGTTGATCGTGGCGTGCCGCGAGGCGGTGAAGGCGGTCCGCCCGACGAACAGTGTCTGCGTCATCCAGCGCGAGGGCTGCGTGATGGTGACCAGCTACAGCCACCACTGGCCCTGCCTCTTCCCCCAGCACGGCCCCGGCAAGAAGCACGAGCGGCCGATCGCGCTCGAAGCCTGGCAGCAGCGGCTCGTGGACGCGCATCCCTGGGAGTTCCTCCGCGGACTCATCCATTCCGACGGCTGCCGCATCACCAACTGGACGACCAGGATGGTGGGCGGCGAGCGCAAACGCTACGAGTATCCGCGGTACTTCTTCACCAACATGTCCGCCGACATCATCCGCCTCTACACCGACACCCTCGACGCAGTCGGGGTCGAGTGGAAACCCTCCCGGCAATCCCGGAAAGCCGAGAACATCTCCGTGGCCCGCAAGAACTCCGTCGCCCTCATGGACCGACACATCGGGCCGAAGTACTGA
- a CDS encoding bifunctional metallophosphatase/5'-nucleotidase — MSLDRRKFLGSSVVTGAGVALAGGAPAAEAVEVREQGGRGHGHRRERYAFTVMGTTDLHGNVFNWDYATGAEFDDAAHNDVGLAKISTLVTQVRQEKGRHNTLLIDAGDTIQGTQLAYYYAKVDPITDPDGPVHPMARAMNAVGYDAATLGNHEFNYGIPVLRKFEESCDFPLLGANAVDARSLRPAFRPYVLKRLRSPRGRVVTVAVLGLTNPGIAIWDKAHVQGKLAFPGLVEQAAKWVPKLRSMGADVVFVAAHSGMSGTSSYGDQLPYVENAAVLVAEQVPGIDAVLVGHAHVEVPERRVRNKQSGREVVLSEPLKWGQRLTLFDVVVEWRRGHWEVGSVGSRVLNSNAVAEDARITGLLRAEHRKVVAYVNRVIGRSKAEMTAAEAPVKDTPILDFIAWVQAEVVRKALAGSASASLPVLSQASCFSRTARVPEGDVTIRSMAALYPFDNTLEARVLTGAQLRAYLEFSARYYVRTPAGGGPVDPSKVTNADGIPDYNYDMVYGVSYEVDIAKPAGQRIGKLMFDGKPLDDAARFVLAVNNYRASGGGNFPHVAAAEQVWSTSDEIRNVMIGWVQETGEIDPAAFAAADWRLTRDGVPVF; from the coding sequence ATGTCGCTCGACCGTAGGAAGTTCTTGGGGAGTTCTGTGGTGACGGGGGCGGGTGTGGCCCTTGCGGGCGGGGCGCCGGCGGCGGAGGCGGTGGAGGTCCGGGAGCAGGGCGGGCGCGGGCACGGTCACCGTCGGGAGCGCTATGCGTTCACGGTCATGGGCACGACGGATCTGCACGGCAATGTCTTCAACTGGGACTACGCCACGGGCGCGGAGTTCGACGATGCGGCGCACAATGACGTGGGTCTGGCGAAGATTTCGACGCTGGTGACGCAGGTGCGGCAGGAGAAGGGCCGGCACAACACCCTGCTGATCGATGCGGGTGACACCATTCAGGGGACGCAGCTGGCGTATTACTACGCCAAGGTGGATCCGATCACCGATCCGGACGGTCCGGTGCATCCGATGGCGCGGGCGATGAATGCGGTCGGCTATGACGCGGCGACGCTGGGGAATCATGAGTTCAATTACGGCATTCCGGTGCTGCGGAAGTTCGAGGAGAGCTGTGATTTTCCGCTGCTGGGGGCGAATGCGGTGGATGCGAGGTCACTGCGTCCGGCGTTCCGGCCGTATGTGCTGAAGCGGTTGCGGTCGCCGCGCGGGCGGGTGGTGACGGTGGCGGTGCTGGGGCTGACGAATCCGGGGATCGCGATCTGGGACAAGGCGCATGTGCAGGGGAAGCTGGCGTTTCCGGGGCTGGTGGAGCAGGCGGCGAAGTGGGTGCCGAAGCTGCGGTCGATGGGCGCGGATGTGGTGTTCGTCGCGGCGCATTCCGGGATGAGCGGTACGTCGTCGTACGGGGATCAGCTGCCGTATGTGGAGAATGCGGCGGTGCTGGTGGCGGAGCAGGTGCCGGGGATCGATGCGGTGTTGGTGGGGCATGCGCATGTGGAGGTTCCCGAGCGGCGGGTGCGGAATAAGCAGTCGGGCCGGGAGGTGGTGCTGTCGGAGCCGTTGAAGTGGGGGCAGCGGCTGACGCTTTTCGATGTGGTGGTGGAGTGGCGCCGCGGGCATTGGGAGGTGGGGTCGGTGGGTTCGCGGGTCTTGAATTCGAATGCGGTGGCGGAGGATGCGCGGATCACGGGTCTGTTGCGGGCGGAGCACCGGAAGGTCGTGGCGTATGTGAACCGGGTGATCGGCCGGTCGAAGGCGGAGATGACGGCGGCCGAGGCTCCGGTGAAGGACACGCCGATTCTGGATTTCATCGCGTGGGTGCAGGCGGAGGTGGTGCGCAAGGCGCTGGCGGGTTCGGCGTCCGCGTCGTTGCCGGTGTTGTCGCAGGCGTCATGCTTTTCGCGTACCGCGCGGGTGCCGGAGGGGGATGTGACGATCCGGTCGATGGCGGCGCTCTATCCGTTCGACAACACTCTGGAGGCCCGGGTGTTGACAGGTGCTCAGCTGCGGGCGTATTTGGAGTTCTCGGCGCGGTATTACGTGCGGACGCCGGCCGGTGGGGGCCCGGTGGATCCGTCGAAGGTGACGAATGCGGACGGTATCCCGGATTACAACTACGACATGGTGTACGGGGTGTCGTACGAGGTCGATATCGCGAAGCCGGCGGGGCAGCGGATCGGAAAGCTGATGTTTGACGGGAAGCCGTTGGACGATGCGGCGCGGTTCGTGCTGGCGGTGAACAATTACCGGGCGAGTGGTGGCGGTAATTTCCCGCATGTGGCGGCTGCTGAGCAGGTGTGGTCGACGTCGGACGAGATCCGGAACGTGATGATCGGGTGGGTGCAGGAGACCGGGGAGATCGATCCGGCGGCATTTGCCGCGGCGGACTGGAGGTTGACGCGGGACGGGGTGCCGGTGTTCTGA